A genomic stretch from Sulfurimonas sediminis includes:
- a CDS encoding NAD(P)-binding domain-containing protein, translated as MEKIYELAIVGAGPAGIATAVESYLQGVCDIVLLEKDTNHNSTIRKYYKENKRVDLEWKGQKVELNGRIHFIDGTKETTLDFFDEILEEHLVELQTQVEVQSIEKKEDCFEVHMAGKSIKAKNVVVTIGRMGKPNKPSYKIPPSIRKKVNYTTDECSEGEKILVVGGGDSAVEYAVDLSQNNDVTICYRRESFRRANPTNQSNIADAIAHGDVRPLLGMNINGLEDDNGRVRVLFSEKEPESFDRVIYAIGGTTPSAFLASSGIEEKDGKPVHDEHYETNVKGLFVAGDITQESGGSIALGLNHGYDIARYIKGKSEV; from the coding sequence ATGGAAAAAATATATGAATTGGCTATAGTAGGTGCAGGCCCTGCTGGAATTGCCACTGCAGTGGAGAGTTATCTTCAGGGTGTCTGTGATATTGTGTTGCTTGAAAAAGACACAAATCACAACTCGACTATTCGTAAGTATTACAAAGAAAACAAACGTGTTGATTTGGAATGGAAAGGGCAAAAAGTCGAACTCAACGGTCGTATACATTTTATAGACGGTACCAAAGAGACGACACTCGATTTTTTCGATGAAATTTTAGAGGAGCATCTTGTAGAGTTACAGACTCAGGTTGAAGTACAGTCTATAGAAAAAAAAGAGGACTGTTTTGAAGTCCATATGGCAGGCAAGAGCATCAAAGCCAAAAATGTAGTTGTAACCATCGGACGTATGGGCAAACCAAACAAACCAAGCTATAAAATTCCTCCAAGCATACGCAAAAAAGTAAATTATACAACAGATGAATGCTCAGAGGGAGAAAAGATTCTTGTTGTGGGAGGCGGTGACAGTGCTGTAGAGTACGCAGTTGATTTAAGCCAAAACAATGATGTCACAATCTGTTACAGACGCGAGAGTTTTCGACGGGCAAATCCTACAAACCAGAGCAATATAGCAGATGCCATTGCCCATGGAGATGTGCGTCCGCTTTTGGGTATGAATATAAACGGACTCGAGGATGACAACGGCAGAGTCAGAGTACTTTTCAGTGAAAAAGAGCCTGAAAGTTTTGACAGAGTTATCTATGCCATAGGTGGAACAACGCCAAGTGCCTTTTTGGCAAGTTCTGGTATAGAAGAAAAAGACGGAAAGCCTGTGCATGACGAGCATTACGAAACAAATGTCAAAGGACTTTTTGTAGCAGGAGACATTACCCAGGAGAGCGGTGGCAGCATTGCGCTTGGGCTCAATCACGGCTATGATATTGCCAGATATATCAAAGGAAAAAGTGAAGTCTAG
- a CDS encoding asparagine synthetase B family protein, whose product MKNFQQVSTLHVKRGVLHVNAKRYFDLLDVTPNMITNKHEALRVLEEALEHSIHLRLECNVPMASLLSGGIDSATLKYFAKQNNTHLQTYTLGYKEFAKYDERKNAKASAEFLGLDNIQVEIDEDDFIRASDKVLGTLDEPLNDPAAVPLYLLFERIKKDGYRVVLSGEGADELFLGYRQYFEYLDIEKAAGLAHKNWLKKYFRANFSMNREWEWYKRIFDDTLLFRTSGEKFTDLQKNQLLRRNVKDNESLKYLQSYRDRFETSAHSDESIWYSYIDLNIFQAEHFLTKLDRVSMAHSIESRTPFLDHKLTSLIFGIDPKLRYEDGITKSLLKQIMTGKLPDAILTRKKKGFSNPYMEYLIHSKKINLIQEVNAQTGMFHKKKLDEYINTASKGSFKQHVWGLYVLSYWIKKNLL is encoded by the coding sequence TTGAAAAACTTTCAGCAGGTGAGTACCTTACATGTAAAGAGGGGCGTGTTACATGTAAACGCTAAACGCTACTTTGACCTGCTTGATGTTACTCCAAACATGATAACAAACAAACACGAAGCTTTGCGTGTGTTAGAAGAAGCGTTAGAACACTCCATTCATCTGCGTTTAGAGTGTAATGTTCCTATGGCATCACTCCTTTCTGGTGGTATAGACTCTGCCACACTCAAATACTTTGCCAAACAAAACAACACACATTTACAAACATATACACTTGGTTATAAAGAGTTTGCAAAATATGATGAGAGAAAAAATGCCAAAGCAAGTGCTGAGTTTTTGGGTTTGGACAACATCCAGGTGGAAATAGATGAAGATGATTTCATCCGTGCAAGCGACAAGGTGCTGGGTACACTTGACGAACCACTTAATGATCCTGCTGCCGTGCCTTTGTATCTGCTGTTTGAGCGTATAAAAAAAGACGGGTACAGAGTTGTACTCAGCGGAGAGGGTGCGGATGAGCTTTTTTTGGGCTACCGACAGTATTTTGAGTATCTGGACATTGAAAAGGCTGCAGGTTTGGCGCATAAAAACTGGCTCAAAAAATACTTCCGTGCCAATTTTTCAATGAACAGAGAGTGGGAGTGGTACAAGCGGATTTTTGACGACACCCTGCTCTTTCGTACAAGCGGTGAAAAATTTACGGACCTGCAAAAAAACCAGCTTCTCAGACGCAATGTCAAAGATAATGAAAGCCTCAAATACCTGCAAAGCTACAGAGATCGCTTTGAAACCTCCGCGCACAGTGATGAAAGTATCTGGTACAGCTATATTGACCTCAATATTTTTCAAGCGGAGCATTTTTTAACCAAACTTGACCGTGTTTCCATGGCGCACTCCATAGAATCCCGCACCCCGTTTTTGGACCATAAACTGACATCTTTGATTTTTGGCATAGATCCTAAACTCCGCTATGAAGACGGCATCACAAAATCACTCTTAAAGCAAATCATGACAGGCAAACTCCCTGATGCAATACTCACACGGAAGAAAAAAGGCTTCTCCAATCCTTATATGGAGTATTTGATACATTCCAAAAAAATCAACCTCATTCAAGAGGTCAATGCGCAAACAGGGATGTTTCACAAAAAGAAATTAGACGAATATATAAACACCGCATCAAAGGGGAGTTTTAAGCAGCATGTATGGGGACTTTATGTACTATCTTACTGGATAAAGAAAAATCTGCTTTAG
- a CDS encoding dicarboxylate/amino acid:cation symporter: MIKKIKKYATTNTLVIFGIVLGVLFGIFFPELALKQKMIGTAFVYFLKMLVVPLVFASIFVAILGLGSIEHLKRMGLKTIGLYVLTTALAVTAAITAMDIFHIGKHVSSSGLTYEKATTLAPFSFENMILSFIPSNIFHALSEGQMMQIIVFAILFGVASLYLVPKQKEVLNTLFTAISEAMLKMAEWVILLTPVGVFSLISYVIAEQGIDVIFGLYKYVLVVIGVIIFHGLVTLPAVLRFFTKINPYSYLSDVREAPIMAFSTASSAATLPVSMRVTEEMGSIDKKTASFVLPLGATVSMDGTAAYLSVAVLYIANLAGVTLSLGDQILLAITVVSLSVGVAALPSASLVMMVIILNQLGLPVEYMALIVAVDRILDMCRTSLNVTSDLIVTKIVDEFEKRR; the protein is encoded by the coding sequence ATGATCAAAAAAATAAAAAAATATGCAACAACAAACACCCTTGTCATCTTCGGCATTGTTCTGGGTGTGTTATTTGGCATCTTTTTTCCAGAACTGGCGCTTAAACAAAAGATGATAGGAACCGCCTTTGTCTATTTTTTGAAGATGCTTGTCGTGCCTCTTGTTTTTGCCAGTATATTTGTTGCCATTCTTGGACTTGGTTCTATTGAACATTTAAAACGGATGGGCTTAAAGACTATCGGTTTGTATGTTTTGACAACCGCTCTTGCCGTTACCGCGGCAATAACCGCAATGGATATCTTTCATATCGGCAAGCATGTCAGCAGTAGCGGGCTTACTTATGAAAAAGCAACAACTTTAGCACCATTCTCTTTTGAGAATATGATTCTCAGTTTTATTCCCAGCAATATTTTTCATGCCCTCTCAGAGGGCCAAATGATGCAGATCATTGTCTTTGCCATTCTTTTTGGCGTGGCATCGCTCTACCTTGTTCCAAAACAAAAAGAAGTACTAAACACCCTCTTTACAGCCATCAGTGAAGCAATGCTGAAAATGGCAGAGTGGGTGATACTCCTTACGCCTGTCGGTGTTTTTTCGCTCATCTCCTATGTTATTGCCGAGCAGGGGATTGATGTTATCTTTGGGCTTTACAAATATGTTTTGGTTGTTATCGGTGTCATCATTTTTCATGGACTTGTTACTTTACCTGCAGTCCTGCGTTTTTTTACAAAAATAAATCCCTACAGCTATCTCTCAGATGTAAGAGAAGCCCCGATTATGGCATTTTCTACAGCATCTTCTGCGGCAACACTTCCGGTGAGTATGCGTGTTACCGAAGAGATGGGCAGTATAGATAAAAAAACGGCCTCTTTTGTCCTGCCTTTGGGGGCTACGGTTTCTATGGACGGTACAGCGGCATATTTAAGCGTTGCGGTATTGTATATCGCCAATCTGGCAGGAGTCACTTTGAGCTTGGGGGATCAGATTCTTTTGGCTATTACTGTTGTCTCTCTAAGTGTCGGTGTTGCGGCTCTGCCGAGTGCCTCACTTGTTATGATGGTAATTATACTCAACCAGCTTGGACTGCCTGTTGAATACATGGCTTTGATTGTTGCCGTGGACAGGATTCTTGATATGTGTCGTACCTCACTGAATGTCACCTCCGATTTGATTGTCACAAAAATAGTTGATGAATTTGAAAAACGACGATAG
- a CDS encoding NAD(P)/FAD-dependent oxidoreductase encodes MKKVLVLGGGFAGVDAASYLKKMNYDVTLVSNRDYFYIYPTSIWIPTHENNFQDVCVDLRELQRAHDFELVIDDVTEISKKNNSVTLAGGDVLNDYDYLIIAMGAAKMKAPGIENTLSICGAPEQSLKIRDALDALIEKGSGKICMGFGGNPKDTSAVRGGPGFELLFNVHNMLKKKGIRDNFELTFFAPMAEPGKRMGPQALKMMDVMFNKLGIKQHFGKKIKQFESDGIVFEDDSKLDSDFTMFIPAGDGHEVIKNSDLPTNDAGFVKTDDTSCVLNEDGTMSNIYAIGDVAALEGYDWRAKQGHVAEVMAKNTAHNIEQRDNGGSDFKGYHEHLNILCVMDTGDGAAFVYRDEKRAFMLPMPVIGHWLKKGWGLYCRNSKLGKIPRIPGM; translated from the coding sequence ATGAAAAAAGTACTTGTTTTAGGTGGTGGATTTGCCGGTGTAGATGCGGCATCTTATTTAAAAAAAATGAATTATGATGTTACACTGGTGAGCAACAGAGACTATTTTTATATCTACCCGACTTCAATCTGGATTCCAACTCATGAAAATAACTTTCAAGATGTTTGTGTTGATTTAAGGGAATTGCAACGTGCTCATGATTTTGAACTTGTCATAGATGATGTAACAGAAATTTCAAAAAAAAATAACAGCGTTACTTTGGCAGGTGGAGATGTATTAAATGACTATGATTATCTCATAATAGCAATGGGTGCGGCAAAAATGAAAGCGCCTGGTATAGAAAATACACTCTCAATCTGTGGTGCACCTGAACAATCTTTAAAAATCAGAGATGCCCTTGATGCACTTATAGAAAAAGGAAGCGGTAAAATCTGTATGGGCTTTGGCGGCAATCCAAAAGACACTTCTGCCGTGCGTGGCGGACCGGGCTTTGAACTTCTTTTTAATGTCCACAATATGCTCAAGAAAAAAGGCATCAGAGATAATTTTGAACTCACTTTTTTCGCACCAATGGCCGAACCCGGCAAACGTATGGGTCCTCAGGCTCTGAAAATGATGGATGTTATGTTTAATAAACTTGGTATTAAACAGCATTTTGGCAAAAAAATAAAACAATTTGAAAGTGATGGTATCGTATTTGAAGACGATTCTAAACTTGATTCTGATTTTACGATGTTCATTCCTGCAGGTGATGGACATGAAGTGATAAAAAATTCAGACTTGCCAACCAATGATGCCGGTTTTGTCAAAACAGATGACACCTCCTGTGTTTTAAACGAAGACGGTACCATGAGCAATATCTACGCCATTGGTGATGTTGCAGCACTTGAAGGGTATGACTGGAGAGCAAAACAGGGACATGTGGCAGAAGTAATGGCAAAAAATACGGCTCACAATATAGAACAACGTGATAATGGAGGCAGTGATTTTAAAGGCTACCATGAGCATTTGAATATTTTATGTGTTATGGATACCGGTGATGGAGCGGCCTTTGTTTACAGAGATGAAAAACGAGCATTTATGTTGCCAATGCCTGTCATTGGACATTGGCTAAAAAAAGGGTGGGGACTGTACTGTCGTAATTCCAAACTCGGTAAAATTCCTAGAATTCCCGGGATGTAA
- a CDS encoding DMT family transporter: MNLKNDDRLYAYLLIFAMLLWGGGWSALKILTSAMEMDVVIFWRFFLMSLAFLPILYFFKIPLTLTRGSFKYILGSSFLNIAFMVFSFLGIKYGLAGAGSVIITTFSPIMTFLLVAVIFKSRLSTRQYFGLLLGLVGGYILLQLNNFSLFIHSSNIYFLLCALIWAGVTLLSQHSQKHIHPVHYSFFISVIATFFSFIYAYNANLGAVFEQDLKFWISLIYLAVLGQTVATTIFFIASGKIGSQKTSSFMFLVPFFALLSAWLILNEPLQMHIIVGGIISMFAVYFINKK, from the coding sequence ATGAATTTGAAAAACGACGATAGACTCTATGCGTATCTGCTCATTTTTGCCATGCTGCTTTGGGGCGGCGGATGGAGTGCTTTAAAAATTCTCACCTCTGCAATGGAGATGGATGTCGTCATATTTTGGCGGTTTTTTCTGATGAGCCTTGCCTTTTTGCCGATTCTTTACTTTTTTAAAATTCCACTGACACTGACACGGGGCTCATTCAAATATATCCTCGGCAGTTCTTTTTTAAATATAGCCTTCATGGTTTTTTCTTTTTTAGGCATAAAATACGGTCTTGCGGGTGCGGGCAGTGTCATTATCACAACCTTCAGCCCTATTATGACCTTTTTGCTTGTTGCTGTGATTTTTAAGAGCAGACTCTCAACACGGCAGTATTTCGGGCTTTTGCTCGGGCTGGTCGGTGGGTATATTTTACTCCAGCTCAATAATTTTTCCCTCTTTATTCACAGCTCAAACATCTACTTTTTACTCTGTGCTCTTATCTGGGCAGGTGTCACACTTCTTTCCCAACATTCACAAAAGCATATTCATCCGGTGCATTACAGTTTTTTTATTTCCGTAATCGCTACTTTTTTTAGTTTTATTTATGCCTACAATGCAAACCTTGGTGCTGTATTTGAACAAGATCTCAAGTTCTGGATTTCACTTATTTATCTTGCAGTATTGGGACAAACAGTTGCTACAACAATTTTCTTTATAGCCAGTGGAAAAATAGGGAGTCAAAAAACAAGTTCTTTTATGTTTTTAGTGCCCTTTTTTGCACTTTTAAGTGCATGGTTAATTTTAAATGAGCCTCTGCAGATGCATATAATTGTTGGCGGAATTATAAGCATGTTTGCAGTATACTTTATAAATAAAAAATAA
- a CDS encoding ketopantoate reductase family protein, with the protein MKIAVVGLGGVGGYLAASFAKSGLDVVGFARGEHLNAIQKSGITIKEDDKEWHTSLHVMALEEAEGYFDVVFFCVKSYDLAVTCKAFAKHTDEKSIILSFANGVNNGDILRQCCDARVLDACVYILAHREAPGIIRKKGKVFAALFGGEDASTVQSVADIFQKVGLRYKTPQNIKEALYKKYIFISAFATLTSYYNETIGAIYEKHYEEAKKLLTEIAEFAKEKEGIDLFDEVQKSLDTAAKVPYDSSTSMALDFKNAHKTELESLSGYVQKPFMQKLYNELKKRVKE; encoded by the coding sequence ATGAAAATTGCGGTAGTAGGCTTAGGGGGTGTCGGGGGATATCTGGCAGCTTCATTTGCAAAAAGTGGTTTGGATGTTGTAGGTTTTGCAAGAGGAGAACATTTGAATGCTATCCAAAAGTCTGGTATTACAATCAAAGAAGATGACAAAGAGTGGCATACCTCTTTACATGTAATGGCTCTTGAAGAAGCAGAGGGGTATTTTGATGTGGTGTTTTTTTGTGTCAAGAGTTATGATTTAGCCGTTACATGTAAAGCCTTTGCAAAGCATACAGACGAAAAGAGCATAATACTTTCTTTTGCAAACGGTGTGAACAATGGCGATATTTTACGACAATGTTGTGATGCCAGAGTCCTGGATGCCTGTGTCTATATTCTTGCGCACAGAGAAGCTCCCGGCATAATTCGTAAAAAAGGCAAAGTTTTTGCGGCACTCTTTGGCGGAGAAGATGCATCGACTGTTCAAAGTGTGGCAGATATATTTCAAAAAGTCGGCCTGCGTTACAAAACACCGCAAAATATCAAAGAGGCCTTGTATAAAAAATATATATTTATCAGTGCATTTGCGACATTGACTTCTTATTATAATGAAACGATAGGAGCAATTTATGAAAAGCATTACGAAGAGGCAAAAAAACTTTTAACAGAGATTGCGGAGTTTGCCAAAGAAAAAGAAGGCATAGATTTGTTTGATGAGGTGCAAAAATCATTAGATACAGCCGCCAAAGTACCCTATGACTCATCTACTTCAATGGCGCTTGATTTTAAAAATGCTCATAAAACTGAACTTGAGAGTTTAAGCGGATATGTTCAAAAGCCTTTTATGCAAAAACTTTATAATGAACTAAAAAAGAGAGTAAAAGAATGA
- a CDS encoding class I SAM-dependent methyltransferase, with translation MPRIDSEKFYKAALKKHGVSSCGLHWSSDAHQSIRFDKIAAMLDDDLTQSAIVDAGCGFGDFYRFLQNNALHVNRYIGIDSLQEMCDIAREKTACEIIRADITKARLPVADYYICSGALNILTPFETELFIRNCFASCTKGFVFNALHGDKKSDTYNYITIETIESLAKRLHAKRIKFEEGYIEHDITVGFFK, from the coding sequence ATGCCACGTATCGACAGTGAAAAGTTTTACAAAGCCGCACTCAAAAAGCATGGGGTATCTTCTTGCGGTCTGCACTGGTCCTCTGATGCGCATCAAAGCATACGATTTGACAAAATTGCAGCCATGCTTGATGATGATCTTACACAGAGTGCCATCGTCGATGCAGGCTGCGGTTTTGGAGATTTTTACAGATTTTTACAAAATAACGCTCTACATGTAAACAGATATATCGGCATAGATTCTCTGCAGGAGATGTGCGACATTGCCCGCGAAAAAACAGCGTGTGAAATCATCCGTGCCGATATAACAAAAGCCAGGCTTCCTGTGGCTGACTACTACATCTGCAGCGGAGCTTTAAATATTCTTACTCCCTTTGAGACAGAACTGTTTATACGCAACTGCTTTGCCTCTTGCACAAAAGGATTTGTTTTCAATGCATTGCATGGCGATAAAAAGAGTGACACCTACAATTACATTACAATTGAGACCATAGAGTCCCTTGCAAAGCGTTTACATGCAAAGCGTATAAAATTTGAAGAGGGCTACATAGAACATGACATCACCGTAGGATTTTTCAAATAA
- the msrA gene encoding peptide-methionine (S)-S-oxide reductase MsrA: MKKERIVLGGGCFWCIEAVYRNVKGVLSAVSGYAGGARANPTYENVCSGATGHAEVVDITYDADVISLSEILDIFFEIHDPTTLNAQGADKGTQYRSVIYYADEEQKNVIEESIAKHQQNFSDKIVTEVSPLPEVYPAEPYHQNYYNLNASQGYCQVVIAPKLQKFMTKFPDKLA; the protein is encoded by the coding sequence ATGAAAAAAGAAAGAATTGTATTAGGCGGCGGGTGTTTTTGGTGTATAGAAGCGGTATACAGAAATGTCAAAGGTGTGTTGTCTGCAGTGAGCGGCTATGCCGGAGGCGCAAGAGCCAATCCGACATATGAGAATGTCTGCTCAGGTGCAACAGGACATGCAGAGGTTGTGGATATAACATATGATGCAGATGTTATCAGTCTGAGTGAAATTTTGGATATATTTTTTGAAATTCATGACCCGACTACGCTTAATGCTCAGGGTGCAGACAAAGGAACACAGTACCGTTCTGTCATCTATTATGCCGATGAAGAACAAAAAAATGTGATAGAAGAGTCCATAGCAAAGCACCAGCAAAATTTTTCAGACAAAATAGTAACAGAGGTCAGTCCGCTTCCTGAAGTCTATCCGGCGGAGCCATATCATCAGAACTATTATAATCTGAATGCTTCGCAGGGCTATTGTCAGGTGGTAATTGCACCTAAACTGCAAAAATTTATGACAAAGTTTCCTGACAAATTAGCCTAA